In one Desulfovibrionales bacterium genomic region, the following are encoded:
- a CDS encoding (Fe-S)-binding protein, translating into MAVPATELKKWGEIIDEGLEQGAARLTYEKIEQVINQVLKGETGARMKVYVDTCIHCGLCSTACHQYLSNNGDPEFSPVAKVKRTMWEMLDKKGKVSPAFIKKASEIASTECNMCRRCSMFCPYGIDIAYIMSIVRRICHLLGVTPLYIQDTAHSHAVTMNQMWVKEDEWADTLQWQEGEAQAEIPSLRIPLDKEGADIMYSVIGPEPKFLAHLIYNAAIIMTVAGENWTMPSLPGWDNSDMAMYTGDFEVMGRVKRTHFEKAAELRVKKIVMGECGHAFRSVYDVGNRWAGWKMPPIPIVHGIEWYYNLIKDGRIKIARKFEEPVTLHDPCNVVRGRGLHEMARYVIKATCKNFIEMYPNREHNYCCNAGGGVINCGPPWKTKRVVSNKIKAEQLAATGAHVLITPCHNCHSGLEDIVSYYKLGMHIVFISEILMKTMEIPDSLRA; encoded by the coding sequence ATGGCAGTACCTGCAACTGAGTTAAAAAAATGGGGAGAGATTATTGATGAGGGATTAGAACAAGGCGCAGCCAGACTTACGTACGAAAAGATAGAGCAGGTCATCAACCAGGTACTAAAGGGGGAGACCGGGGCGCGCATGAAGGTCTATGTGGATACCTGCATCCACTGTGGATTATGTTCCACCGCCTGTCATCAGTATCTCTCTAATAATGGCGATCCCGAATTTTCTCCGGTAGCAAAGGTCAAACGGACCATGTGGGAGATGCTCGATAAAAAAGGAAAGGTCAGCCCGGCGTTTATAAAAAAGGCCTCCGAGATTGCCTCTACAGAATGTAACATGTGCCGCCGCTGCAGTATGTTTTGTCCGTATGGTATTGATATAGCTTATATTATGTCCATAGTTCGGAGGATTTGTCATTTGCTGGGGGTTACCCCGCTCTATATTCAGGATACAGCCCACAGCCATGCCGTCACCATGAATCAGATGTGGGTGAAAGAGGATGAGTGGGCAGATACCTTGCAGTGGCAGGAGGGTGAAGCCCAGGCTGAGATACCCAGTCTTCGCATCCCCCTTGACAAAGAAGGGGCGGATATCATGTATTCGGTCATCGGTCCGGAACCGAAGTTTTTGGCTCACCTTATCTACAATGCGGCTATTATCATGACCGTAGCCGGCGAGAACTGGACCATGCCTTCGCTTCCGGGCTGGGACAACAGCGATATGGCCATGTACACCGGTGACTTTGAGGTGATGGGGCGGGTTAAAAGGACCCATTTTGAGAAGGCTGCTGAACTGAGGGTGAAAAAAATAGTCATGGGCGAATGCGGTCATGCCTTCCGTTCGGTATATGATGTGGGAAATCGCTGGGCAGGCTGGAAGATGCCGCCTATACCTATAGTCCATGGCATTGAGTGGTATTATAACCTGATTAAAGACGGCCGGATAAAGATAGCCAGAAAATTCGAAGAGCCGGTTACCCTGCACGACCCGTGCAACGTCGTCCGTGGACGGGGATTACACGAGATGGCGAGGTATGTTATTAAGGCCACCTGCAAAAATTTCATAGAGATGTATCCCAACCGGGAACATAACTATTGTTGCAATGCCGGGGGTGGGGTTATCAACTGCGGTCCTCCCTGGAAAACAAAGCGGGTAGTGTCCAATAAAATAAAGGCCGAACAACTTGCTGCCACCGGCGCGCATGTTTTAATCACCCCCTGCCACAACTGCCATTCCGGACTGGAAGACATCGTTAGTTACTATAAATTAGGAATGCATATCGTTTTTATTAGCGAGATACTGATGAAGACCATGGAAATTCCAGATTCATTGCGAGCCTAA
- a CDS encoding sigma 54-interacting transcriptional regulator: MPFQKQPDCKHEIILDSIADGVFTVDMEWKITSFNRAAEKITGIPREEALGRLCSDVFRANICETDCALKKTMLTKRPIINKPVYIINDRGKKIPISVSTTVFKNERGKIIGGVETFRDLSMVEELRKELTKRHRLDDIISKNHEMQKIFAILPEIAASESTVLIEGPSGSGKELFAKAIHNLSQRRKKPFVAVNCAAMPDTLLESELFGYVAGAFTDAKKNKPGRFALAQGGTIFLDEISDISPALQIRLLRVLQEKEFEPLGGTRPIKADVRVLVSTNKSLEVLVKEGRFREDLYYRINVMKIILPPLLERKEDIPLLIDHIIDRFNRLRGKDISGMSEETLAILMHHDYPGNVRELENIIEHAFILCKSGLINPSHLPSHLIPKGSGQVFAQVEDTPGRANLPAARPVRASLTAMERRFIYETLMSNNWNRLATARELGINKTTLWRKMKKLNISAPKSGQR; the protein is encoded by the coding sequence ATGCCGTTCCAAAAACAACCGGATTGCAAACACGAGATTATCTTAGACAGCATAGCGGATGGTGTATTTACCGTAGATATGGAATGGAAGATTACCTCCTTCAACCGTGCGGCTGAGAAGATTACCGGCATACCAAGAGAAGAGGCCCTGGGCCGCTTATGCAGCGATGTTTTTCGGGCCAATATATGCGAGACGGATTGCGCCTTAAAAAAAACTATGTTGACCAAAAGGCCAATCATCAATAAGCCTGTCTATATAATAAACGACCGGGGTAAAAAGATTCCAATAAGCGTCAGCACGACTGTATTTAAAAATGAACGCGGGAAAATTATAGGCGGTGTGGAGACCTTCCGGGACCTTTCTATGGTTGAGGAGCTGCGGAAGGAATTGACCAAACGGCACCGCCTGGACGACATTATCAGTAAAAATCACGAGATGCAGAAGATTTTTGCCATCTTGCCGGAAATAGCCGCCAGTGAGAGCACCGTCCTTATCGAAGGCCCCAGCGGCTCCGGCAAGGAACTCTTTGCCAAGGCCATTCATAATCTAAGCCAGCGCCGCAAAAAGCCGTTTGTCGCGGTAAACTGTGCTGCGATGCCGGATACTCTTTTGGAATCGGAGCTTTTTGGTTACGTGGCCGGGGCCTTTACCGATGCCAAGAAGAATAAGCCGGGCAGGTTTGCCCTGGCCCAGGGAGGGACCATCTTCCTGGATGAAATCAGCGACATTTCTCCGGCCCTTCAGATTCGGCTCTTGCGGGTCCTGCAGGAAAAGGAATTTGAACCCCTGGGGGGTACAAGACCAATTAAGGCCGATGTGCGTGTACTGGTCTCCACCAACAAAAGCCTGGAAGTCCTGGTGAAAGAAGGAAGATTTCGGGAGGACCTCTACTACCGCATCAATGTGATGAAGATCATCCTGCCGCCACTTTTGGAACGGAAAGAGGATATACCCCTGCTGATTGACCATATAATCGATCGTTTTAACCGGTTACGAGGAAAGGATATCTCCGGGATGTCGGAAGAGACACTCGCCATCCTTATGCATCATGATTACCCTGGAAATGTCCGCGAACTGGAAAACATAATCGAACATGCCTTTATACTTTGCAAGTCTGGACTTATTAACCCAAGCCACTTGCCCTCCCATCTAATACCAAAGGGGTCGGGTCAAGTGTTCGCCCAGGTCGAAGATACGCCTGGGCGTGCGAATCTGCCTGCGGCACGACCGGTAAGGGCCAGTTTAACTGCAATGGAACGCCGGTTCATTTATGAGACCCTTATGAGTAACAATTGGAACCGGTTGGCCACAGCCCGGGAGCTTGGCATCAATAAAACCACATTATGGCGTAAAATGAAGAAGCTGAATATCAGCGCGCCGAAGTCGGGTCAGAGGTGA
- a CDS encoding (Fe-S)-binding protein, which yields MAVPATKLKEKKEIIDVGLEEGAARLTYERIEQVINRVITAEMAARMKVYVDTCIHCGLCSTACHYYLSHGTPEWAPVGKVKQTMWEILEKKGKVSPEFIKRASIIASTECNVCRRCSMYCPYGIDIAYIMATVRRICHLLGVTPQYIQDTAHSHSATMNQMWVKEDEWIDTLQWQEGEAQADMPSLRIALDKEGADIMYSVIGPEPKFRAQLIYQAAILMTAAGVDWTMPASPGWDNSDMCMFTGDFEMMGRVKRTHFETAAKLRVKKIVMGECGHAFRSVYDVGNRWLGWKMPPIPVIHATQFYYELLKEGKIKIARKLKEPVTLHDPCNIVRGRGLHEMMRYLVNATCENFVEMYPNREQNHCCCAGGGVINCGPPWKTKRVESNSIKAEQLAATGVHICIAPCHNCHGGLEDIINTYKLNMHTMFFIDVLMKTMEIPDSLKA from the coding sequence ATGGCAGTACCTGCAACCAAGTTAAAGGAAAAAAAAGAGATAATAGATGTAGGCTTGGAGGAAGGGGCGGCGAGGCTTACGTATGAAAGGATAGAACAGGTCATAAACCGCGTGATTACGGCGGAGATGGCTGCCCGCATGAAGGTCTATGTGGATACCTGTATCCACTGCGGCCTGTGCTCCACGGCCTGTCATTATTACCTTTCCCACGGGACTCCCGAATGGGCGCCGGTAGGTAAGGTCAAACAGACCATGTGGGAAATACTGGAGAAGAAAGGCAAGGTCAGCCCGGAGTTTATAAAGAGGGCCTCGATAATTGCCTCTACGGAGTGTAATGTATGCCGGCGCTGCAGTATGTATTGTCCCTATGGTATTGATATAGCCTACATCATGGCCACGGTGCGGCGCATCTGCCATCTGTTGGGGGTAACGCCCCAGTACATCCAGGATACGGCCCACAGCCACTCCGCGACCATGAACCAGATGTGGGTGAAAGAGGATGAGTGGATAGACACCCTCCAGTGGCAGGAAGGAGAGGCCCAGGCCGATATGCCAAGCCTCCGTATCGCTCTCGACAAAGAGGGCGCGGACATTATGTATTCGGTCATCGGCCCTGAGCCCAAATTCCGGGCCCAGCTCATATATCAGGCGGCGATCCTCATGACCGCAGCAGGAGTAGACTGGACTATGCCAGCCAGCCCGGGATGGGATAACAGCGATATGTGCATGTTTACCGGCGACTTTGAAATGATGGGCCGCGTCAAAAGGACCCACTTTGAGACCGCTGCCAAGCTGAGGGTGAAAAAGATCGTCATGGGTGAATGCGGTCACGCCTTCCGTTCGGTCTATGACGTGGGCAACCGCTGGCTGGGCTGGAAGATGCCGCCCATTCCGGTCATCCATGCCACACAGTTCTATTATGAACTGCTCAAGGAGGGTAAGATCAAGATAGCGAGAAAGCTCAAGGAACCGGTTACCCTGCATGACCCGTGTAATATCGTCCGGGGACGTGGGCTCCATGAGATGATGCGTTATTTAGTCAATGCTACCTGTGAGAATTTTGTAGAGATGTATCCCAACCGGGAACAGAACCATTGTTGTTGCGCCGGTGGAGGCGTAATTAACTGTGGCCCGCCCTGGAAGACCAAACGTGTCGAGTCCAACAGTATCAAGGCAGAGCAGTTGGCGGCTACGGGGGTGCACATTTGCATCGCTCCCTGCCATAACTGTCACGGAGGACTGGAGGATATCATTAATACCTATAAACTTAATATGCACACCATGTTCTTTATCGATGTGCTGATGAAGACTATGGAGATCCCGGATTCATTGAAGGCGTAG
- a CDS encoding C-GCAxxG-C-C family protein, with the protein MPSLAYINEEVKKAAARGLLCSQIVIDIGLGELGIYSHDVIKAAGGLVGAMGFQGVTCGALTGAGCLLTFAAVDKIDRGVYLLIEEMEARFNKLIGKYPGNTCADILEHDPSKIPTEVCYPLIVGAIHITLELLETVGLTRQIRDEQELESSLILAGSRASLE; encoded by the coding sequence ATGCCATCACTTGCATACATTAACGAAGAGGTAAAAAAGGCCGCGGCACGGGGTCTTCTGTGTAGCCAGATCGTTATTGATATCGGCCTCGGCGAACTGGGCATCTACAGCCATGATGTGATCAAGGCGGCCGGCGGTCTGGTTGGAGCCATGGGCTTCCAGGGGGTAACCTGCGGCGCCCTGACCGGAGCGGGCTGTCTCTTAACCTTTGCTGCCGTAGATAAGATAGATAGAGGCGTTTATCTGTTGATCGAAGAAATGGAGGCCCGATTTAATAAATTAATCGGCAAATATCCGGGTAATACATGCGCCGATATTCTGGAGCATGATCCTTCAAAAATACCAACTGAGGTCTGCTACCCACTTATTGTCGGTGCGATTCATATCACCCTGGAGTTACTGGAAACCGTGGGGCTAACAAGGCAAATAAGAGACGAACAGGAATTGGAATCCAGTCTGATCCTGGCAGGCAGCCGGGCTAGCCTCGAGTAA
- a CDS encoding prephenate dehydrogenase/arogenate dehydrogenase family protein: protein MDKKSITIGLVGGSGRMGQWFKRFFTAAGYSVEIAGRKTAMTPVELAKRSRVFIVTVPIDVTCATIKELGPYLAKDALFMDLTSLKKEPVEAMLKYSKAEVIGTHPLFGPRERSLKGKNIVLCPARGKKWLPWLKDLFGSYGGHLEIMSPDEHDRAMAIVQGLVHAAHMAVGMTVAGSKFPLSTLDSVATPNFKKKLQQVRRLFSQDANLYAQMLFYNPYVLPLLESYMDNLRYLVSAVREKETVAIAKAFAGFRLYIKSGN, encoded by the coding sequence ATGGATAAGAAGTCCATTACCATTGGCCTCGTCGGCGGCAGCGGGAGGATGGGGCAATGGTTTAAGCGTTTTTTTACTGCAGCTGGCTACAGTGTGGAAATAGCCGGTCGAAAGACCGCTATGACCCCGGTTGAACTGGCTAAGAGGAGCCGGGTCTTTATTGTCACCGTGCCTATTGATGTGACCTGCGCTACTATCAAAGAATTGGGGCCATACCTGGCGAAAGACGCCCTGTTCATGGATCTGACCTCCCTCAAGAAGGAACCGGTGGAGGCCATGCTTAAGTATTCTAAGGCTGAGGTCATCGGCACCCACCCTTTATTCGGGCCCCGGGAAAGGTCGCTGAAAGGCAAAAATATTGTGCTCTGTCCGGCCCGGGGCAAGAAATGGCTGCCCTGGTTAAAAGACCTTTTTGGGTCTTACGGCGGACATTTAGAAATAATGTCCCCGGATGAGCACGACCGGGCCATGGCCATTGTGCAAGGACTTGTTCATGCGGCGCACATGGCTGTGGGTATGACCGTTGCCGGGAGCAAATTCCCTCTTTCTACCCTTGATAGTGTAGCTACACCCAACTTCAAAAAGAAATTGCAACAAGTACGCCGTCTGTTTAGCCAGGACGCTAACCTCTATGCCCAGATGCTTTTTTACAATCCCTACGTCCTGCCGCTACTTGAGTCCTATATGGACAATCTGCGCTATTTGGTTTCGGCTGTTCGAGAGAAAGAAACCGTAGCTATCGCGAAGGCCTTTGCCGGGTTTCGCCTCTATATCAAAAGTGGAAATTAG
- a CDS encoding WD40 repeat domain-containing protein: protein MSESKKWDWDTSEELIATPSEWKTKFARVQEPYVSPDGKKVAAIVRNEDGTYTACVNGEAWENTYDNMWNLRFGPDGRLTAIVSEAGEWTLAVDGVPWENKFAYVWDTKFNEDGQTIAVKIQQDTRYGLVVNDQPWENLFEHIGKYVMTPDGQHMAAAVQAVPLGQAEVFKFKEEGTWTVAVDGNAWEKIFTNVWGLDCSPDGKHVAAEVRMGLYDYTIAMDGEMWPEKFNCVWEPVFRPKTSEALATAPVRAAGKWTLAVNGKPVWDSKFVQCWHQTYSPDGRKLAAIVAPSFGQWTVAIDGKPWATTFNELVQDVTFSPDGNRLAAIAKDDGHWKMVVDGTPWPAMYDMVWPPVFSPDGSKVASKVEKGGKYTIALNGKSWRECEALWNPVFSPDGKKVLVRCIEDGKYYRRIVPISEF from the coding sequence ATGTCCGAATCAAAAAAGTGGGATTGGGATACGAGCGAAGAACTGATCGCGACTCCCAGTGAATGGAAGACTAAATTTGCCCGGGTGCAAGAGCCGTATGTCAGCCCTGACGGTAAAAAAGTCGCAGCCATAGTAAGAAATGAGGATGGAACTTATACGGCCTGCGTAAATGGTGAGGCCTGGGAGAACACCTATGATAATATGTGGAACCTGAGATTTGGTCCTGATGGTCGCCTGACGGCTATAGTTTCAGAAGCAGGTGAGTGGACGTTAGCTGTAGATGGTGTGCCCTGGGAGAATAAGTTCGCCTATGTCTGGGACACCAAGTTCAACGAAGATGGTCAGACCATAGCGGTTAAGATTCAGCAGGATACGCGGTATGGATTGGTGGTGAATGACCAGCCGTGGGAGAATTTGTTTGAGCATATCGGTAAGTACGTCATGACGCCGGATGGGCAGCATATGGCCGCGGCAGTACAGGCAGTGCCGCTGGGCCAGGCCGAGGTTTTTAAGTTCAAGGAAGAAGGGACTTGGACGGTAGCCGTGGACGGCAATGCCTGGGAGAAGATTTTTACCAATGTCTGGGGCCTTGATTGCAGCCCGGATGGAAAGCACGTGGCAGCCGAGGTCAGGATGGGCCTTTACGATTACACCATCGCTATGGACGGAGAGATGTGGCCGGAGAAATTCAATTGTGTCTGGGAGCCGGTATTCCGGCCCAAGACGAGTGAAGCGCTGGCCACCGCACCGGTAAGAGCGGCCGGCAAATGGACGCTGGCCGTTAACGGCAAACCCGTCTGGGACAGTAAATTTGTGCAGTGCTGGCATCAGACGTACAGCCCGGACGGCAGAAAACTGGCGGCCATTGTGGCCCCGTCTTTTGGACAATGGACGGTAGCTATTGACGGCAAACCGTGGGCAACGACATTTAATGAATTGGTTCAGGATGTTACCTTCAGCCCGGACGGCAATCGTTTGGCAGCCATTGCCAAGGACGACGGTCACTGGAAGATGGTGGTGGATGGTACGCCCTGGCCGGCGATGTACGATATGGTATGGCCGCCGGTATTCAGTCCCGATGGTAGTAAGGTGGCGTCCAAGGTAGAGAAGGGCGGCAAATATACGATTGCGTTGAATGGAAAGTCTTGGCGTGAATGCGAGGCCCTCTGGAATCCGGTCTTCAGCCCGGACGGAAAGAAGGTCCTGGTTCGATGCATAGAGGATGGTAAATACTATCGTCGTATCGTGCCGATATCAGAATTTTAG
- a CDS encoding shikimate kinase: MPKKPLAKIVLIGYRGSGKTTVGRRLAERLSVLFTDTDILIEEKAGITIKEMVEKKGWAYFRAVEKDVIRGLAGDRAMVVAAGGGAVLDPENQARLREDSLVFYLAADEATLAGRIAKDTRTGDQRPSLTGETVTAEIRAVLEEREPVYRKAADYVINTEGRTVDDIVAELTGIIENRD; the protein is encoded by the coding sequence ATGCCTAAAAAACCTCTGGCAAAGATCGTTCTTATTGGTTATCGTGGTTCCGGGAAGACCACGGTAGGCCGGAGGTTAGCGGAGAGATTGTCGGTGCTATTTACTGACACCGATATCCTGATCGAAGAGAAGGCCGGTATAACCATCAAAGAAATGGTGGAGAAAAAGGGATGGGCTTATTTCCGGGCAGTGGAAAAAGACGTCATTCGCGGTCTGGCCGGGGATAGGGCCATGGTAGTAGCGGCCGGCGGAGGCGCTGTCCTTGACCCGGAAAACCAGGCGCGCCTGAGAGAAGACAGTCTGGTTTTTTATCTGGCGGCGGATGAGGCCACGCTGGCCGGGCGTATCGCTAAAGATACCAGGACAGGTGACCAGCGGCCGTCTCTTACCGGGGAGACGGTAACGGCGGAAATCAGGGCGGTTTTAGAGGAGCGGGAGCCTGTTTATCGTAAGGCGGCCGATTATGTGATAAATACGGAAGGCCGGACGGTGGACGATATTGTAGCGGAACTAACCGGTATTATAGAGAATAGAGACTAA
- the aroC gene encoding chorismate synthase, giving the protein MAGNTFGKVFRVTTWGESHGRALGVVIDGCPPLIPLSEADIQADLEQRRPGKAGVVAATRRKEPDAVEILSGVFAGKTTGTPISLIIFNRDVDTSAYEPIKDLFRPGHGDYTYLKKYGIRDNRGGGRASGRETVSRVAAGAVARKLLEREGVRVMAYTLELGGVRAEKIDLAAVEESSLFCPDPEAALRMEERINEVRARGDSLGGIVEIVARGCPVGLGEPVFDKLDGDLARAMMSIGAVKGVEIGSGFEAARRPGSQNNDSILPHGFATNNAGGILAGISNGDDIVVRVAVKPIPSIARPQKTVNINMEPREITVGGRHDISAIPRIVPVCSAMMRLTLADHLLRQRAIKSHG; this is encoded by the coding sequence ATGGCTGGGAATACATTCGGTAAGGTATTTAGGGTTACCACGTGGGGGGAATCCCATGGCCGGGCCCTTGGGGTAGTCATAGACGGCTGTCCTCCACTCATTCCTCTGAGCGAGGCGGATATACAGGCCGATCTGGAGCAGCGTAGGCCGGGAAAGGCCGGGGTGGTTGCGGCTACCAGGCGTAAGGAACCTGACGCGGTAGAGATTCTATCCGGTGTATTTGCCGGGAAGACCACGGGAACGCCGATTTCGCTTATTATCTTTAACCGTGACGTGGACACCTCGGCCTATGAGCCTATCAAGGACCTCTTTCGTCCGGGGCATGGAGATTATACATACCTTAAGAAATATGGTATTCGCGATAACCGGGGGGGCGGCCGGGCCTCCGGACGGGAGACCGTGAGCAGAGTGGCGGCCGGCGCTGTAGCTCGCAAGCTTCTGGAGCGGGAGGGGGTACGGGTCATGGCCTATACCCTGGAACTGGGCGGCGTGCGCGCGGAAAAGATCGATTTGGCCGCGGTCGAGGAGAGCTCCCTCTTTTGTCCGGATCCGGAGGCGGCGCTGCGGATGGAGGAAAGAATTAATGAGGTGCGCGCGCGGGGAGATAGCCTTGGCGGCATAGTGGAGATAGTGGCCAGGGGTTGCCCGGTTGGTCTTGGTGAGCCGGTCTTTGACAAACTGGACGGTGATCTGGCCAGGGCTATGATGAGTATCGGGGCCGTCAAGGGCGTGGAGATCGGCTCTGGTTTTGAGGCCGCACGCCGTCCCGGCTCACAGAATAACGACTCCATCCTGCCGCACGGTTTTGCTACCAATAATGCCGGGGGCATATTGGCCGGTATCTCAAATGGGGATGACATAGTCGTGCGGGTGGCGGTAAAACCCATCCCATCCATTGCCAGGCCCCAGAAGACCGTAAATATTAACATGGAACCACGGGAAATAACGGTCGGCGGTCGGCATGATATCTCGGCTATCCCAAGGATCGTTCCGGTTTGCTCGGCCATGATGCGGCTCACCTTGGCGGATCATCTTTTGCGGCAGAGGGCTATCAAATCTCATGGATAA
- a CDS encoding nitrate reductase → MQGIYEFVRGPLLWLTFIVFIGGSLYKLIPMYYLLKKKEAFVLSYMSLKYSLRSILHWIIPFASANMRQRPIMTVMSFGFHICLLVTPVFLLSHIVLWDESWNLSWWALPDWIADIMTLVVIGACVFFAFRRQILPEVKYVTSVADYAILAVTAAPFITGFLAYHQWIEYRTMLILHILSGEIMLMAIPFTRLVHMFYFWLTRAYMGSEFGGVRHARDW, encoded by the coding sequence ATGCAGGGTATTTATGAGTTTGTGCGGGGTCCGCTACTGTGGTTAACCTTTATCGTTTTCATCGGAGGCAGCCTGTATAAGCTGATTCCAATGTATTATCTACTCAAAAAGAAAGAGGCCTTTGTCCTGAGCTATATGAGTCTCAAATATAGCCTACGCTCCATCCTGCACTGGATTATACCTTTTGCCAGCGCAAATATGAGGCAGCGACCGATAATGACTGTTATGTCCTTTGGCTTTCATATCTGTCTCCTGGTAACACCTGTTTTTCTCCTTTCCCATATTGTCCTCTGGGACGAATCGTGGAACCTAAGCTGGTGGGCGCTGCCGGATTGGATTGCCGACATCATGACCCTTGTGGTCATTGGCGCCTGCGTTTTTTTCGCTTTCCGGAGACAGATACTTCCCGAGGTGAAATACGTAACTTCTGTCGCGGATTACGCGATACTGGCCGTTACCGCCGCTCCGTTTATCACCGGCTTTCTGGCTTACCATCAATGGATCGAGTACAGGACTATGCTTATTCTGCATATTCTGTCCGGGGAGATTATGCTGATGGCCATCCCCTTCACCCGGTTGGTCCATATGTTCTACTTTTGGCTTACCAGGGCCTATATGGGCTCTGAATTCGGCGGCGTACGGCACGCCAGAGATTGGTAA